A genomic region of Trichothermofontia sichuanensis B231 contains the following coding sequences:
- the pgsA gene encoding CDP-diacylglycerol--glycerol-3-phosphate 3-phosphatidyltransferase encodes MNLPTWITLSRLLAVPGLLYLLSEPSDRHRWVGLGIFLLAAGTDWVDGYLARRLNQVTDLGKFLDPLVDKLLVLAPLLALVELGEVPAWGVFLILARELTIAGWRVNQTQVTGANLWGKFKTVTQIAAIALLIAPLPPRWHIPTLVMFWLAVMLTLLSGAIYLWGTQQPCRGPERCSDAPHPQPLSQHGRAR; translated from the coding sequence ATGAACCTGCCCACCTGGATTACCCTTTCCCGTCTTCTTGCCGTTCCTGGCTTGCTCTATCTACTCTCAGAGCCGAGCGATCGCCACCGTTGGGTGGGTCTGGGGATCTTTCTCCTCGCGGCGGGGACGGATTGGGTGGATGGTTACCTGGCGCGTCGTCTGAACCAGGTGACGGATTTAGGTAAATTTCTGGATCCTCTGGTGGATAAGTTGTTAGTCCTGGCTCCCCTCCTAGCCCTAGTGGAGTTGGGAGAGGTTCCCGCTTGGGGGGTCTTTCTGATTCTGGCGCGGGAATTAACGATCGCGGGCTGGCGTGTCAATCAGACCCAGGTTACCGGAGCCAATCTTTGGGGCAAGTTCAAAACCGTCACCCAAATCGCCGCGATCGCGCTGCTGATCGCCCCGCTCCCCCCGAGGTGGCACATCCCAACCTTAGTCATGTTTTGGTTAGCGGTCATGCTGACACTGCTCTCCGGCGCAATTTATCTATGGGGAACGCAACAACCTTGCCGAGGACCTGAAAGGTGCTCGGATGCCCCTCACCCCCAACCCCTCTCCCAGCACGGGCGAGCAAGATGA